The following are encoded together in the Pedobacter steynii genome:
- the nrfD gene encoding NrfD/PsrC family molybdoenzyme membrane anchor subunit — MSGHKESILREPLITGSDITYAKITDDILMPVENKPNKAWWIGFILALCGATLWLVSVGYTFWFGIGAWGLNKTVGWAWDITGFVWWVGIGHAGTLISAVLLLFRQNWRNSINRSAEAMTIFAVICAATYVVSHMGRPWLAYWVLPLPNQFGSLWVNFNSPLVWDMFAISTYFSVSLLFWYTGLLPDIATIRDRATGVRRKIYSIFSFGWSGNVKTWQRFEAVSLILAGISTPLVLSVHTIVSMDFATSVIPGWHTTIFPPYFVAGAIFSGFAMVLTLLLVARKVLGLENYITMFHIESMNKIIILTGSIVGVAYLTEFFIAWYSGSEYEQYAFINRSTGPYWWAYWMMMTCNVISPQLLWFKKIRTNIPATWILSIVVNIGMWFERFVIIVTSLHRDYIPSSWAMFYPTWVDVGVFVGSIGVFFTLFLLFLRVLPSIAIAEVKLLLKSASEQSKMEQIKEGHLDKEQVAEYVESLEKFDSVKQEEYAKI; from the coding sequence ATGTCAGGACATAAGGAATCAATATTAAGAGAACCATTAATCACCGGCAGTGATATCACGTATGCAAAAATTACGGATGATATTTTAATGCCAGTTGAGAACAAGCCTAATAAGGCATGGTGGATAGGATTTATACTAGCACTTTGCGGAGCCACACTTTGGCTGGTATCCGTAGGGTATACCTTCTGGTTTGGTATCGGTGCATGGGGATTAAATAAAACAGTAGGATGGGCATGGGACATCACCGGATTCGTTTGGTGGGTTGGTATTGGTCACGCCGGAACATTAATCTCTGCAGTACTTTTACTCTTCCGTCAGAACTGGAGGAATTCCATTAACCGTTCAGCAGAGGCGATGACGATCTTCGCGGTTATCTGTGCGGCCACATACGTAGTATCCCACATGGGTAGACCATGGCTGGCTTACTGGGTACTTCCATTACCGAATCAATTCGGATCATTATGGGTGAACTTTAACTCTCCGTTAGTTTGGGATATGTTTGCCATCTCTACTTACTTCTCGGTATCACTATTATTCTGGTATACAGGTTTACTACCTGATATCGCGACTATCCGTGACCGTGCAACAGGTGTGAGACGTAAAATTTATTCTATTTTCTCTTTCGGATGGTCTGGTAACGTAAAAACCTGGCAACGTTTTGAGGCTGTGTCCTTAATCCTTGCAGGTATCTCTACACCACTGGTACTTTCGGTACACACAATTGTATCCATGGACTTTGCTACCTCGGTAATTCCGGGATGGCATACCACGATTTTCCCTCCATACTTCGTGGCAGGGGCGATCTTCTCCGGATTTGCGATGGTGTTAACCTTATTATTGGTTGCACGTAAAGTATTGGGTCTGGAAAATTACATCACTATGTTCCACATTGAGTCGATGAATAAGATCATCATTCTAACCGGATCTATAGTAGGTGTGGCTTATTTAACAGAGTTTTTCATTGCCTGGTACTCAGGTTCAGAATACGAGCAATACGCTTTCATTAACCGTTCAACTGGTCCTTACTGGTGGGCATACTGGATGATGATGACGTGTAACGTAATCTCTCCTCAGTTACTTTGGTTCAAAAAGATCCGTACCAACATTCCTGCAACCTGGATTCTGTCTATCGTTGTAAACATCGGTATGTGGTTCGAACGTTTCGTAATTATCGTGACTTCATTACACCGTGATTATATCCCTTCAAGCTGGGCAATGTTCTATCCAACATGGGTAGACGTGGGTGTCTTTGTAGGATCGATCGGAGTGTTCTTTACTTTGTTCCTTTTATTCTTAAGGGTATTGCCTTCAATCGCGATTGCTGAGGTAAAATTACTACTGAAGAGTGCAAGTGAGCAATCTAAAATGGAGCAGATTAAAGAAGGTCATTTAGATAAGGAGCAAGTAGCGGAATACGTGGAGTCTCTGGAGAAATTTGATAGTGTTAAACAAGAAGAATACGCAAAAATATAA
- a CDS encoding DUF3341 domain-containing protein produces MSNIKYILGSFGDPDEMMHGIEKLQENNIKIHDVYTPMPIHGIEAKLGIKRSRLDILAFFCGITGTMSAFALIYLTSVVDWKHNIGGKPALALPDFIPIMFEVTILFCAFSLVGAYYASTHLFPGRAPRVMDLRATDDRFIIAIDAKENAEHSKIDGLLKDAGALEIKHNERKYISYE; encoded by the coding sequence ATGAGTAATATCAAATATATTTTAGGCAGTTTTGGTGATCCTGACGAAATGATGCACGGCATCGAGAAGTTACAGGAAAATAACATTAAAATACATGATGTTTATACGCCAATGCCTATTCACGGCATCGAAGCTAAATTAGGGATCAAAAGATCCAGGTTAGATATTCTCGCTTTCTTTTGCGGGATTACAGGAACCATGTCTGCATTTGCACTGATCTACTTAACTTCGGTTGTAGACTGGAAACATAATATTGGTGGTAAACCAGCTTTAGCACTTCCGGATTTTATTCCGATTATGTTCGAGGTGACGATCCTATTCTGTGCTTTCAGTTTGGTAGGTGCTTATTATGCTTCTACACATTTGTTCCCTGGAAGGGCACCAAGAGTGATGGACTTAAGGGCTACAGATGACAGGTTTATTATCGCTATCGATGCAAAAGAAAATGCAGAGCATAGTAAGATAGATGGTTTATTAAAAGATGCAGGTGCTCTAGAAATTAAGCACAATGAAAGGAAGTACATTAGCTATGAATAA
- a CDS encoding c-type cytochrome — protein MKGSTLAMNKNKVVLASFCILASAVIFSACKDKQSTGLEYARNMYDPIAYNPDQPNKNFKNGQTAQTPPAHTAPVGFDKYDYPNTKEGYEAAGAALVNPVPATEKNLISGKHYFTVFCAPCHGEKGDGQGHLVKIEKVSGIPSYHGDATSSRGGNMKDLSAGKIYHTIMYGLNNMGSHASQLSPEERWKVVMYVQQLQKIQ, from the coding sequence ATGAAAGGAAGTACATTAGCTATGAATAAGAATAAAGTAGTTTTAGCCTCATTTTGTATTCTTGCCAGTGCTGTAATATTTTCAGCATGCAAGGATAAGCAGAGTACAGGTTTAGAATATGCAAGGAACATGTATGATCCGATTGCTTATAATCCGGATCAGCCAAACAAAAACTTTAAGAACGGACAAACGGCACAAACTCCGCCGGCACATACCGCTCCTGTAGGATTCGATAAATATGATTATCCGAATACTAAAGAAGGTTATGAAGCAGCTGGTGCGGCTTTAGTGAATCCGGTTCCTGCTACAGAGAAAAACCTGATTTCAGGAAAACATTACTTCACCGTGTTTTGTGCTCCATGTCATGGAGAAAAAGGAGACGGCCAAGGTCACCTGGTAAAAATCGAAAAAGTGAGTGGTATTCCTTCTTATCATGGTGATGCAACGTCATCGCGTGGTGGTAACATGAAAGACCTGAGCGCAGGAAAAATTTACCATACCATTATGTATGGTCTAAACAACATGGGTTCACATGCTTCACAACTGTCTCCTGAAGAGAGATGGAAAGTCGTGATGTATGTTCAACAATTACAAAAAATACAATAG
- a CDS encoding quinol:cytochrome C oxidoreductase: protein MGTHNYNLTEQFEFTGKAKTLSIVAIIVGALAIGYGFTAKELHERTFANLLLMAYYFACVCMSGAFFLAVQFVAQAGWSASILRVPQAMAKTLPIAVVILIAVMGAGLYTHNLYHHWNAPGLTDASSANYDKLIDGKSAFLNVPFFMARQVIFLGVYSIFAVLLAKLSTNEDLQGGLNSYRKSFKYSCVFLVIYGFTTPIFAFDTIMSLEAHWFSTMFGWYNFAAMWVSSLATIAIIIILLRKAGYMSWVNNSHLHNLGQFIFGFSIFWTYVWFAQFMLIYYANMPEETVYFYKRFDHYQFWFYLNLVLNFLAPVLLLMDRDNKRQENIMLTVCIIVLCGHWVDYYQMIMPGTVEEHHAFGIIEIGTAVGFVGLFTFTVLRALSKQPLIAKNHPFLQESLNHHL, encoded by the coding sequence ATGGGAACTCACAATTATAATTTAACTGAGCAGTTTGAGTTTACAGGTAAAGCAAAAACCTTAAGCATTGTCGCTATTATCGTAGGGGCACTGGCTATAGGGTATGGCTTTACGGCAAAGGAGCTTCATGAGCGTACTTTTGCCAACTTGTTACTGATGGCTTATTACTTCGCATGTGTTTGCATGTCAGGTGCATTCTTTCTTGCTGTTCAATTTGTAGCGCAGGCAGGTTGGTCTGCTTCTATACTACGTGTGCCTCAGGCAATGGCCAAAACATTACCAATCGCTGTGGTTATTCTGATCGCAGTAATGGGTGCTGGTCTATACACACATAACTTATATCATCACTGGAATGCTCCGGGTCTGACCGATGCATCGAGTGCTAATTATGATAAACTAATCGACGGTAAGTCGGCATTCCTGAATGTACCATTCTTTATGGCGCGTCAGGTGATCTTCTTAGGTGTTTATTCCATCTTCGCAGTTCTTCTTGCTAAACTATCGACCAATGAAGATTTACAGGGAGGTTTAAACTCTTACAGAAAAAGCTTTAAATACTCGTGTGTATTTTTAGTAATCTACGGTTTCACTACACCAATCTTTGCTTTTGATACCATCATGTCATTAGAGGCTCACTGGTTCTCTACGATGTTCGGCTGGTATAACTTCGCTGCAATGTGGGTAAGTAGTTTAGCGACGATTGCCATCATCATTATCCTGTTGAGAAAAGCGGGTTACATGAGCTGGGTTAACAACAGTCACTTACACAACCTTGGGCAGTTTATCTTCGGTTTCTCTATTTTCTGGACCTATGTATGGTTTGCTCAGTTTATGCTGATCTACTATGCAAACATGCCGGAAGAGACTGTATACTTCTACAAAAGATTTGATCACTACCAGTTCTGGTTCTATCTTAACCTGGTCCTGAATTTCTTAGCTCCGGTATTACTATTAATGGACAGAGACAATAAAAGACAGGAAAACATCATGCTAACGGTGTGTATCATCGTATTGTGTGGTCACTGGGTTGATTATTACCAAATGATTATGCCTGGAACGGTTGAAGAACACCATGCTTTTGGTATTATCGAGATCGGAACAGCCGTAGGTTTTGTAGGATTGTTTACCTTTACCGTTTTAAGAGCATTAAGTAAACAACCTTTGATCGCCAAGAACCACCCGTTCTTACAGGAAAGTTTGAATCATCACTTGTAA
- a CDS encoding cytochrome c oxidase subunit II, whose amino-acid sequence MSLRKFISNKTIAALAVILTAFASNSAFAQAAGAAAETVAKPVDMGPVYKTVIFYTMAFLLLCLFIAIIGKALKVYELTREAQDKPKGINWNTVNGVLFALFLIVGLYGVYWEYTVHGKMILPEAASEHGKKIDQMFNITLIITTIVFIATHIILFAFAYFYKNTGKRKAYYYPHNNALERIWTIVPALVLTVLVLMGFLTWRSIFYKIEDPNNKPLSIEITSSQFAWAIRYPGADGIVGVKNYKLINGVNQLGIDFKDKNTLDDQTADEMVIPVNKPVRLILTSKDVLHSFYMPHFRIQLNTVPGMTSYFEFTPTITTEEMKAKTNDPKFAYLFLCAKICGEGHYKMQKEVRVVSQAEYEAWVKKQGTYLTDDLRKEFNLPVTAAPAPAAAKPADSVAKDTSAVKTNQLALKK is encoded by the coding sequence ATGAGTTTAAGAAAATTTATAAGTAACAAAACAATAGCGGCACTAGCGGTGATTCTAACTGCATTTGCAAGCAATAGCGCATTTGCACAGGCTGCCGGCGCTGCCGCTGAGACCGTCGCCAAACCTGTTGATATGGGTCCGGTTTATAAAACGGTTATATTTTATACCATGGCATTTCTATTGCTTTGCTTATTCATAGCAATCATTGGAAAAGCTTTAAAGGTATATGAATTGACCCGTGAGGCTCAAGACAAGCCGAAAGGGATCAACTGGAATACGGTAAACGGCGTATTGTTCGCATTATTCCTTATTGTAGGTTTATACGGAGTATATTGGGAATATACGGTTCATGGAAAAATGATTCTTCCGGAAGCAGCATCAGAACATGGTAAGAAAATTGACCAGATGTTTAACATCACGTTGATCATTACCACTATCGTGTTTATTGCGACGCATATCATCCTGTTTGCTTTTGCTTATTTCTACAAAAACACCGGAAAAAGAAAAGCGTATTACTATCCACATAATAATGCTTTAGAGCGTATCTGGACAATTGTTCCTGCATTGGTTCTAACCGTATTGGTATTAATGGGTTTCCTTACCTGGAGATCAATTTTCTACAAGATCGAAGATCCGAACAACAAACCTTTGAGCATTGAGATTACTTCATCTCAGTTTGCATGGGCGATCCGTTATCCGGGAGCTGATGGTATTGTAGGGGTAAAAAACTATAAGCTGATCAATGGAGTTAACCAGTTGGGTATCGATTTTAAAGATAAAAACACTTTAGATGACCAGACTGCTGATGAGATGGTAATTCCTGTGAACAAACCGGTTCGTTTGATTTTGACCAGTAAAGATGTATTACACAGTTTCTACATGCCTCACTTCAGAATTCAATTGAATACGGTACCAGGTATGACTTCGTACTTTGAGTTTACGCCAACCATCACTACCGAAGAGATGAAAGCGAAAACCAATGATCCTAAGTTTGCTTACTTATTCTTATGTGCTAAGATTTGTGGTGAAGGTCACTACAAGATGCAGAAAGAAGTAAGGGTTGTTTCACAAGCGGAATACGAAGCTTGGGTTAAAAAGCAAGGAACTTATTTAACTGACGATTTGAGAAAAGAATTTAACCTGCCTGTAACTGCAGCACCGGCACCAGCTGCAGCTAAACCAGCAGATAGCGTAGCAAAAGATACTTCTGCAGTTAAAACAAATCAATTAGCTTTAAAAAAATAA
- a CDS encoding cytochrome c oxidase subunit I encodes MSTISLHDTHNHDSHDDHGHHKETFLTKYVFSQDHKMIAKQFLITGIIMAVIAMGLSILFRLQLAWPDTNFPILETFLGTWAEGGRIKPDFYLALVTIHGTIMVFFVLTAGLSGTFSNLLIPLQIGARDMASPFLNMLSYWFFFGACVVMMSSFFIQTGPASAGWTVYPPLSALPTAIKGSALGMTLWLISMIMFVASSLMGGINYVSTVLNMRTKGMDLWKMPLTIWAFFLTAILGILSFPVLVAGVVLLIFDRSFGTSFYLSDIVMGTQVLPNEGGSPILWQHLFWFLGHPEVYIVIMPALGISSEVISVNSRKPIFGYHAMIYSLIGITVLSFIVWGHHMFVTGMNPLLGGVFMITTLIIAVPSAVKTFNYLATLWRGNIKFTPAMLFAIGLVSFFISGGLTGIFLGNASLDINLHDTYFVVAHFHLVMGSAAIFGMLAGVYHWYPKMFGRMMSSKLGYLHFWLTFISAYLVFFPLHFLGLDGVPRRYYAFTEFEFMQKWLTVNVFVTWAAIIGALAQVAFLWNFFYNIFRGKKAPQNPWESNTLEWTTPVEHLHGNWPGEIPTVYRWPYDYSKPGAEQDFIPQTVPFSQTMSSNMPHDFEGNTESERIQREWEAKNVPATEKLD; translated from the coding sequence ATGTCAACTATATCATTACACGATACACATAACCACGATAGCCATGATGATCATGGACATCACAAAGAGACCTTCTTAACGAAGTATGTCTTTAGTCAGGATCACAAAATGATCGCTAAGCAGTTCCTGATAACAGGTATTATTATGGCTGTTATTGCGATGGGCTTGTCTATCCTATTTCGTTTGCAACTGGCATGGCCGGATACCAACTTCCCGATCCTGGAAACATTCCTTGGAACATGGGCAGAGGGCGGACGTATAAAACCTGATTTCTATCTGGCACTGGTAACGATACATGGTACCATCATGGTATTCTTTGTATTAACTGCTGGTCTGAGTGGAACTTTCAGTAACTTATTGATTCCTCTTCAGATTGGAGCAAGGGATATGGCTTCGCCATTCCTGAACATGTTATCTTACTGGTTCTTCTTTGGAGCCTGTGTGGTAATGATGAGCTCTTTCTTTATTCAGACAGGTCCGGCAAGTGCGGGATGGACAGTATATCCTCCTTTATCTGCTTTACCAACTGCAATTAAAGGTTCTGCGTTGGGTATGACTTTATGGTTGATCAGTATGATCATGTTTGTTGCTTCCTCGTTAATGGGTGGTATCAACTATGTGAGTACCGTATTGAACATGCGTACTAAAGGAATGGATCTTTGGAAAATGCCATTGACCATCTGGGCGTTTTTCTTAACCGCGATCTTAGGTATCTTATCTTTCCCTGTACTGGTTGCGGGTGTGGTACTCTTAATCTTTGACCGTAGTTTCGGAACAAGTTTCTACCTTTCTGATATTGTTATGGGTACTCAGGTATTGCCTAATGAAGGTGGTTCACCGATCCTGTGGCAACACTTATTCTGGTTCCTTGGTCACCCGGAGGTATATATTGTAATTATGCCGGCTTTGGGTATCTCTTCTGAGGTAATTTCAGTAAACTCAAGAAAACCGATCTTCGGTTACCATGCGATGATTTATTCATTGATCGGTATCACCGTATTATCATTTATAGTTTGGGGTCACCACATGTTTGTGACGGGTATGAACCCGTTATTGGGTGGGGTATTTATGATCACCACATTGATTATTGCTGTTCCTTCAGCAGTTAAGACTTTCAACTACCTGGCTACTTTATGGAGAGGTAATATCAAATTTACGCCTGCAATGTTATTCGCAATCGGTTTGGTATCTTTCTTCATCTCTGGTGGTTTAACGGGTATCTTCTTAGGTAATGCTTCCCTGGATATCAATCTACACGATACTTATTTCGTAGTTGCCCACTTCCACCTGGTAATGGGTTCTGCTGCGATCTTCGGTATGCTTGCAGGTGTATATCACTGGTATCCTAAAATGTTCGGTAGAATGATGAGCAGCAAACTGGGATACCTTCACTTCTGGTTGACCTTTATCTCTGCTTACCTGGTATTCTTCCCGCTTCACTTCTTAGGTTTAGATGGTGTCCCTCGTCGTTACTATGCATTCACTGAGTTTGAGTTTATGCAAAAATGGTTGACAGTGAACGTATTCGTTACCTGGGCAGCTATTATCGGTGCATTGGCACAGGTAGCTTTCTTATGGAACTTCTTCTATAACATTTTCAGAGGAAAGAAAGCTCCTCAGAATCCTTGGGAATCCAATACTTTAGAGTGGACTACACCAGTAGAACATTTACATGGAAACTGGCCAGGAGAAATTCCAACAGTATACCGTTGGCCATATGATTATAGTAAACCAGGTGCTGAGCAGGATTTTATTCCTCAGACTGTACCTTTCTCTCAGACGATGTCTTCAAACATGCCTCATGACTTTGAAGGTAATACTGAATCTGAGCGTATACAAAGAGAGTGGGAAGCTAAGAATGTTCCTGCAACAGAGAAGTTAGACTAA
- a CDS encoding COX15/CtaA family protein — MVPKSEKRFIRLNLITIIVTLLLILAGGIVRSTGSGMGCPDWPKCFDQYVPPTSASQLPADYKEKYVAERVAKNERFAKTLEKMGKAHLADSIRHDESILTHEPFNVAKTWTEYLNRLMGAITGFLLLGLVIYSFAYRKTAKRILVLSILNVIIVGFQAWLGSIVVSTNLMPWIVTVHMLLALVILAILVYTYNYALQLQKQATVIMSNIVWLKVLVLVSVALSTLQIVLGTEVREAIDAIAKGMMYSNRESWVSKVGATFSYHRDVAMLVLIMNVVIYKLVKDKFSGKATALRVGNAIAIVLIIQIATGLLLSNFALPPYAQALHILFSTVLFTLQYYLYLLVYRTDTYNQ; from the coding sequence ATGGTTCCTAAATCTGAAAAGAGATTTATCAGGCTAAACCTCATCACCATCATTGTTACCCTATTGCTGATTCTGGCAGGGGGAATCGTACGTAGTACGGGTTCAGGGATGGGCTGTCCGGATTGGCCGAAATGTTTCGATCAGTATGTTCCGCCAACTTCAGCCTCCCAATTGCCTGCAGATTATAAAGAAAAATATGTAGCAGAAAGGGTTGCGAAAAATGAACGTTTCGCAAAAACACTGGAGAAAATGGGAAAGGCACACCTTGCAGATAGCATCAGACATGATGAGTCAATTTTAACACATGAGCCTTTTAATGTAGCCAAAACCTGGACGGAATATTTAAACCGTCTGATGGGGGCAATTACCGGATTTCTGCTGTTAGGTTTGGTGATTTATTCTTTTGCATATCGCAAAACTGCAAAGAGGATACTCGTGTTAAGCATTCTCAATGTGATTATTGTAGGCTTTCAGGCCTGGTTGGGATCTATTGTGGTATCCACAAATCTGATGCCCTGGATTGTAACGGTTCATATGTTACTGGCATTGGTTATTCTGGCCATTTTAGTATATACCTATAATTACGCCTTGCAGCTGCAAAAACAGGCGACAGTCATTATGTCGAATATTGTGTGGCTTAAAGTATTGGTATTGGTTTCCGTAGCCTTAAGTACGCTTCAGATTGTGTTGGGTACCGAAGTCAGAGAAGCCATTGATGCGATTGCAAAAGGAATGATGTACAGCAACAGGGAAAGTTGGGTGAGTAAAGTAGGGGCAACCTTTTCTTATCACCGGGATGTGGCGATGTTGGTACTGATCATGAATGTGGTTATTTATAAGCTTGTAAAAGACAAGTTCAGTGGAAAAGCAACTGCTTTAAGGGTTGGTAATGCAATTGCCATAGTTTTAATCATTCAGATTGCTACCGGCTTATTATTATCTAACTTTGCATTGCCTCCCTATGCTCAGGCATTGCACATATTGTTCTCTACGGTATTATTTACATTACAGTATTATCTGTACCTGTTGGTGTACAGAACAGACACTTACAATCAGTAG
- the cyoE gene encoding heme o synthase, whose protein sequence is MKQFLADFSKLIKFRLTFLVVFSASVTFLIGSKVPINGVRPDIDWMNWLILIVGGFLVTSAANCFNEVIEVDLDKLMTRTKDRPMPAGHMTTGQGLVSGLVMGMLGTWLLGKLNIETGLLSVFSIFLYAFAYTPLKRKSPIAVIVGAIPGALPPLIGYVAAHGKIDQIAVILFLIQFVWQLPHFWAIAWVLDDDYKKAGFRLLPTTKRDKISGFIAFLSTLVLIPVSLMPTFYGFGGYYIAGVSLLAGLVFAWLAFKMWMDLEVASARKVMFCSFFYLPVVQLVLLFDFIA, encoded by the coding sequence TTGAAACAGTTTTTAGCAGATTTCTCTAAGCTCATTAAATTCAGATTAACTTTTCTGGTTGTATTTTCCGCATCAGTTACGTTTTTAATAGGCTCCAAAGTCCCCATTAACGGAGTACGCCCTGATATTGACTGGATGAACTGGTTGATTTTGATTGTAGGCGGGTTTCTGGTAACCTCTGCAGCAAATTGCTTCAATGAGGTAATAGAAGTAGACCTGGATAAACTAATGACAAGGACCAAGGACCGTCCAATGCCTGCGGGACATATGACTACAGGACAGGGTTTGGTTTCTGGTCTTGTGATGGGCATGCTGGGTACCTGGTTGCTTGGCAAATTAAATATTGAAACAGGCTTACTTTCTGTATTCTCTATTTTCCTCTATGCTTTTGCCTATACACCATTGAAAAGGAAATCACCGATAGCAGTAATTGTTGGTGCGATCCCAGGGGCTTTACCTCCGCTGATTGGTTATGTAGCGGCACATGGAAAGATAGACCAGATTGCAGTGATTCTTTTTCTGATTCAGTTTGTTTGGCAGTTGCCACATTTCTGGGCGATTGCATGGGTATTGGATGATGATTATAAAAAAGCGGGATTCCGGCTTTTGCCGACAACAAAAAGGGATAAAATCAGTGGATTTATTGCTTTTTTGAGTACGCTGGTATTGATTCCGGTAAGTTTAATGCCAACCTTTTACGGTTTTGGCGGATATTATATTGCAGGGGTATCCCTCCTTGCCGGGCTCGTATTTGCGTGGCTGGCGTTTAAAATGTGGATGGATCTGGAGGTTGCAAGTGCCAGAAAGGTAATGTTTTGCTCTTTCTTTTACCTGCCGGTAGTCCAGTTGGTTTTATTGTTTGATTTTATAGCTTAA
- a CDS encoding cytochrome c oxidase subunit 3 yields the protein MVHTLKEQDVKYDEGLNTKPKKFILWLFVVSSTIMFGGFTSFYIVFAASKGKGHGLVLPDAFMYSTLILIGSSICLFLAAKALKAGNIGSQKVLLWGTMVLALVFGYLQVDAWSALYHTGATLVNNNAAISLIYIVSGFHLLHIFGGLCFILNCLFGAYGKIPVAKAKYRMEIASIFWHFIDILWIYLYVFLLLNS from the coding sequence ATGGTACATACGTTAAAAGAGCAGGATGTAAAATATGATGAGGGGTTAAACACCAAGCCTAAGAAATTTATTCTTTGGTTGTTTGTGGTTTCTTCGACGATTATGTTCGGAGGTTTTACCAGCTTTTACATCGTATTTGCAGCATCAAAAGGTAAAGGTCACGGATTGGTTCTTCCGGATGCCTTTATGTACAGCACATTAATCCTGATTGGTAGCAGTATCTGTCTTTTTCTTGCTGCAAAAGCACTAAAGGCAGGAAATATCGGATCTCAGAAAGTCCTGTTGTGGGGAACCATGGTTCTTGCCCTTGTTTTTGGTTATCTTCAGGTAGATGCCTGGAGTGCTTTATACCATACAGGAGCAACATTGGTGAATAATAACGCAGCAATATCTTTAATTTATATTGTTTCTGGATTTCACTTACTGCACATTTTTGGAGGACTTTGTTTTATCTTGAACTGTTTATTTGGCGCTTATGGTAAAATACCGGTAGCAAAGGCCAAATACAGGATGGAGATTGCCTCAATATTTTGGCATTTTATAGATATATTATGGATATATCTGTATGTTTTTTTACTTTTGAACAGTTAG
- a CDS encoding cytochrome c oxidase subunit 3 gives MNSLSQLDQVKTTPWSGGRSPWSVEYGKIMMWFFLLSDAFTFSSLLVYYGAQRFTKLTWPDPDLVFQSIPGVMDHGAPLVFVGIMTFILIMSSVTMVLAVEAGHRRSKKEVIWWMIATIVGGFMFLGCQALEWTHLFHEGFGWGKIPPMETLKHLFNGEVSTVSAQQFSNLFFTITGFHGFHVFSGVIINIIILFMTINGTFEKRGHYLMVEKVGLYWHFVDLVWVFVFTFFYLV, from the coding sequence ATGAATTCATTATCACAATTAGATCAGGTAAAAACTACTCCTTGGAGCGGCGGACGCTCACCGTGGTCGGTAGAGTACGGTAAAATAATGATGTGGTTTTTCTTACTTTCTGATGCATTCACATTCTCTTCATTATTGGTTTATTATGGAGCACAACGTTTCACTAAATTAACCTGGCCAGATCCGGATTTGGTTTTCCAATCTATTCCGGGCGTAATGGACCATGGTGCGCCATTAGTGTTTGTGGGTATCATGACTTTTATTTTGATCATGAGCTCTGTGACGATGGTACTTGCTGTAGAGGCAGGACACAGACGTTCTAAAAAAGAAGTAATCTGGTGGATGATTGCAACAATCGTTGGTGGATTTATGTTCCTTGGCTGTCAGGCTTTAGAGTGGACACACTTATTCCATGAAGGATTTGGATGGGGAAAAATTCCTCCGATGGAAACATTGAAGCATCTGTTTAACGGAGAAGTTTCTACCGTTTCTGCACAGCAGTTTTCAAATCTATTCTTTACCATTACAGGATTTCACGGTTTTCACGTATTTAGTGGGGTAATCATCAATATCATCATCTTGTTTATGACCATTAACGGAACGTTCGAAAAACGCGGACATTACCTGATGGTAGAGAAAGTTGGTTTATACTGGCACTTCGTAGACCTTGTATGGGTATTCGTATTTACATTCTTCTATTTAGTTTAA
- a CDS encoding cytochrome C oxidase subunit IV family protein, with product MSEHAHTEEHGHGEHAGLTKKKIWQVFGILLLITVIEFIIALVILPKGLMSHGVGNFLYIALTLLKAFYIVAYFMHLKYEKLGLQLSLTVSFIFILYFITLMLIEGGYLHLHMPLV from the coding sequence ATGTCAGAGCACGCACATACAGAAGAGCATGGACACGGCGAACATGCAGGCTTAACCAAGAAAAAAATATGGCAGGTATTTGGTATCCTTTTACTGATTACAGTAATAGAGTTTATCATTGCCCTTGTGATATTGCCAAAGGGATTAATGAGCCATGGTGTTGGTAATTTCCTATACATTGCCCTTACTTTATTAAAAGCATTTTATATTGTAGCTTATTTCATGCACTTAAAGTATGAGAAACTGGGTTTACAATTATCATTAACCGTATCGTTTATTTTTATTCTCTATTTTATAACATTAATGCTGATTGAGGGTGGTTATCTGCACCTTCACATGCCGCTTGTTTAA